CGCCACCGGTGGAGACCTGGATGATGCCGTCGCTCTCCGCGTCGGCAAAGCCCTTGAGCGCCGCGTTCAGCGTCTGCGAGGAGGTCACGTTGATCGCGGGGTACGCGTACCGGCCAGCCTTGGCGCGGTCCAGCATCTCCGCGTAGGCCTCGGGGGAAGCGATGGGCATGTGATGCGCTCCTTACTTACCACTCTCGGCCGTGCTGGCCGCTGTTGTTCATTCGTGCGCCGGACCGCTCTGTCCTCCGCCCGGCAGTATCCCGCAGGTGCGGTGCGCCGGAAAAACCGACCCGGGTGCTGGCCGGGATCCAGTCACCGGTCGTCCGGCACGATGACACTGATCAGCCAGGTGACCACAGTCATCACGATCGCTCCCCAGAACGCCGCCCAGAAACCGTCCACCTCGAACGGCAGGTCGAGCCCGCGGGCGATCCGGTCGGTCAGCAGGAACAGCAGAGCATTGACCACCAGTGCGAACAGACCCAGGGTCAGCAGGTAGAACACGCATCCGACGACTTTGATCACCGGCTTGAGCACCGCGTTGATCACACCGAAGATCAGTGCCACCACGATCAGGGTGAGGACGGTGTTTCCACCCGAGCGGCCGTGCACGTCGACCCCGGGCACGATGAGCGTGGTTATCCACAACGCGACCGCGGTGATCGCCAGTCGAATGAGGAAGCCCACGGCACCATCCTGGCATCGGGTTGCGTCGCCGAGGGCTGATTCCGCCCACTCCACTTCCGGGCGCGGTGCCGACCCAGCCCGTACGGTGGGTGGGAACCGTGCCCCGAGACCCCCGGGAGGAACCATGGGTCAGCCCGATGAGGAGTTCACCCCCGGCGACCACCTCGCCCCGGACGAACGTGACCCCGAGGCCGACCCGGCCGACGCTGCCGAGCAGGCCGCGGTGGCCGGCCCGGCCGACACCGACAGCGAGCCGCACCGCGGCCTGGAGGTCGACGACTGGGACGCCATGGAGCAGGCCCGGGTGGTCACCGTGGACGAGGACGACTACCGCTGACCCCGTCGCAGGGTCGACTGCCCGCCTCGTGCCTCATCGGACGGCGTTGACCTGCTCCGGGTGCTGCGCCACCCACTGCGCCAACCGATCCTCGCTCAGCGCGGCGAGGAACGCCGGGCCCTGCTTCGGGTCCAGCCGCAGCCGCCAGGCGCTGCCGGCCGGCGGACCGACCGGCGGACCGACCGGGAGGCTGAGCCCCACCGGGTCGACGCTCTTGAGCTCGGGGAGCACCCGCAGCAGCCTGGTCAGTGGCAGGCCATCGTCGTCGACCGTCAGGCCCTTGCCGGCGGCCGACAACAGCGCGGTGAGCCGGACCGGGTTGCTCAGCACGTCCTGCGCGACCGCTCGCCGGATCAGCCCGGCGACATAGCGCTGGGCGTTACGGTCCCGGTCGAACGCACCGTCGGGCAGGTACCGCCGTTGCCGCAGCAGGTCGACCGAGGCAGCCCCGTCGAGCCGCTGACAACCGGCTGGAAAGATCCGGCGACTGTGCGAGG
The nucleotide sequence above comes from Micromonospora luteifusca. Encoded proteins:
- a CDS encoding phage holin family protein translates to MGFLIRLAITAVALWITTLIVPGVDVHGRSGGNTVLTLIVVALIFGVINAVLKPVIKVVGCVFYLLTLGLFALVVNALLFLLTDRIARGLDLPFEVDGFWAAFWGAIVMTVVTWLISVIVPDDR